The Neurospora crassa OR74A linkage group V, whole genome shotgun sequence sequence CGTGGCTCTGGCGATGGTCAGTGGCGCGATGGCAAGCACATTCCTGGCCCTGCCAACCCCCGCGTCGAGCGTGAGCTCTTCGGTACCCCCGACGACCCGTCCAAGCAGCACACTGGTATCAACTTCGAGAAGTACGATGACATTCCCGTTGAGGCTTCCGGTGACAACGTGCCCGAGCCCGTTCTTACCTTCAGCAACCCTCCTCTGGACAACCACCTCATTTCCAACATTCAGCTCGCCCGCTACAATGTCCCCACTCCGGTTCAGAAGTACTCCATCCCCATCGTCATGGGTGGCCGTGATCTGATGGCTTGCGCCCAGACTGGTTCCGGCAAGACTGGTggtttcctcttccccatTCTTTCTCAGTCTTTCCACACTGGTCCGTCTCCGATTCCCGCCAGCGCTGCTGGTGCCTATGGTCGTCAGCGCAAGGCTTACCCCACCGCCTTGATCCTTGCTCCCACCCGTGAGTTGGTCTCTCAGATCTACGACGAGGCTCGCAAGTTCGCCTACCGTTCGTGGGTCCGTCCTTGCGTCGTCTACGGTGGTGCCGATATCGGCTCCCAGCTTCGCCAGATCGAGCGCGGCTGCGATCTTCTTGTTGCTACTCCTGGTCGTCTTGTCGATCTCATCGAGCGTGGCCGTATCTCCCTCTGCAACATCAAGTACCTCGTCCTTGATGAGGCTGATCGCATGCTTGACATGGGTTTCGAGCCTCAAATTCGCCGTATCGTTGAGGGTGAGGACATGCCCAAGGTCAATGACCGCCAGACTCTCATGTTCTCGGCCACTTTCCCCCGCGACATCCAGATCCTCGCCCGCGATTTCCTCAAGGACTACATCTTCCTGTCCGTTGGTCGTGTTGGTTCCACCTCTGAGAACATCACCCAGAAGGTCGAGTACGTTGAGGATATTGACAAGCGTTCCGTCCTTCTCGACATTCTCCACACCCACGCCGGAGGTCTCACCCTTATTTTCGTTGAGACCAAGCGCATGGCCGATTCGCTGTCCGACTTCTTGATCAACCAGAACTTCCCCGCTACTTCCATTCACGGTGACCGCACTCAGCGTGAGCGTGAGCGCGCTTTGGAGATGTTCCGCAACGGTCGCTGCCCTATTCTGGTTGCCACTGCTGTCGCTGCTCGTGGCTTGGATATTCCCAACGTCACCCACGTCATCAACTACGATCTCCCTACCGACATTGATGACTACGTTCACCGTATCGGTCGTACCGGTCGTGCCGGAAACACTGGTATTGCCACCGCTTTCTTCAACCGTGGCAACCGTGGTGTCGTCCGCGAGCTTCTTGAACTCCTCAAGGAGGCTAACCAGGAGGTTCCTGCCTTCCTTGAGACCATTGCCCGCGAGTCCTCGTTCGGCGGTGGTCGTGgcggtcgtggtggtggtcgtggcgGCGGTCGCGGTCGCACTCAAACTGCCGATTACCGCAAGTTCGGCGGTtccggtggtggcggcttcggcggtgGCTTCGGCGGTGCTCCCGCTAGCGGCGgctacggcggcggcggctatggtggtggtggtccccCCGCCGGTGGCtacggcggtggtggtggtgctggctacggcggcggcggtggcggcggcggctatGGTGGCGGCGGTTACGGCAACCCTGGCGGTGCCGGTGGCCAGTCTTGGTGGTAAATTTTCTTCAACCACCTTTTTCCGCAGCCACTCCATGCTGCGAACATGGCCAACGGTCAGATCGGATATTATTCGACGCTTTCTTTGTGGAATTTCTTATCGTACTCTTTTCGATTTCTGATTTTTCTTCGGCATTTCTTATCGCGGCGAAGACATGGCCTTTTCCTCCCACACCGGGTTTGGGAGGAGCAGGCTTCTAAGGCTTACACTCGGGCTTTCACGATAGACATCCTCGCCTTGTTTTGTTCATTCCGAGAACTCCCGACAACAACTTGATACCCTTAGATCGCGAAAGCTTGGGCCTTCTACAAGAGAAGAGCTGCGAGATGGTGCGATTTTGCATCAATTGCAGCCCACGGTTGACATGATTTAGAACGAACTAGATCTCTATGTCAGCCTTCACGATGTCATGTTTCTACTCTTGCCGTTCAGAGAGAGCCTTTTGCTTTCACATAGATGAATGGGTCATGACGCGCCGCCAACTTTTTCatgttttctctttttctctggACATTACACATCATACATAGACAAAAGCGGATTACTCGGTTCCTCTGGCCGCGGTCGACCTACGACACCGCGTCTGGGCAGTCTCTCCCAAggatttcttttcttcgatGGGGTTGTTTTTTCCAGAGAGACCTTTGTCTCATAGACCGGTAATTGTTTTTTCGGCAGATGAGAAATGAAAAGGATGCGGGAGGAAAAGAACGCGCGCGTTTACGATGGTTAGCAGGAAGCATGATACCCTTTTTTTCGACATACGCATGGTCTTTTTTTAGAGAccgggaagaaggggaaaagtGCGTCCTTCTTGGGTTCTTAATTGGGTTTGAACGGGCACGGGGCAAAAGCTTAAAAGGGCATCTGCGAATGGGCTAATCAAAAAGGAGAGTGTTAAACGGGCAGAGGCCTGGGAAGGGGAGGTGTTCTTTTGCACAATGTTTGTTTTTTCCCTGGACATAGTTTGGGATTTGGGCTTGGTTTATACGGTTGAACCAAGATCGAAGCTCGGGCATTTGGGAAAAGTTCCCCGGACATGGCGGCTGCTTGTTTTTGTCTCCTTGGCATCCGTGGCGCGCGAGACGGAATTGTCTGAACTGAGGAATCCAATCAAAAACATTTCAACTTCGTTATACTCTTGATGTCTTTTGTGCTCGATGACTCGTGATtcgatgtgtgtgtgtgtgtgtgtgtgtgtgtgtggccAAACAAAGTAGTGGACTAGGTCCTTTCGGTAATCGAGTACCTATCATGAGAGCATGGCATGACAAGCAAAACATCGAAGTGGCAAGTATACATTTTCGACTTTGTAATTATCGTAAGACTTGAGCTATTGATGTTCTGCGGTGAGCTTTCCAGGATTTTGGATATGTTAAGACTATGATATGATGTGTAGGCTTCCATTCCAACACATGTGGTGGGTGTTGCCGTGTGTATGATAACTTCCAGGTCAAATCTGTGTGTGTCCCATTCATCTCGATTCAAAACTTAGCATTGTCATGATACATCGTCGTCAATCATCACTACGACATCAACTCCTCCAGGATAGACTCCAGCTCCTCTTTCCTAAAAGGTAAGCTCAAGTATTCCGTCCCTATCGAGTCCTTGTGACTCGTAATGATTTGATGATCGTGGAATCTGTTTCCGTTCTGTTAGCCGTTGTCCCTTTAAAACCAAGAAAATCATCTCCACAGCCAAGTCACAACAGAGGGAAGAACATACTCCTTTAGCAGCGTCCTAAACGCCATTTCCGAACTGCAAATAAACTCCTCCACAGCCTTGTTGTAAAGCATCCTATACTCTACCCCCggcccttctcctcccgcTGCAAAGTCTCCTGCCCCTGatgtaccaccaccaccaccaccaccgtcctcAAAAGCCACCAAAACCTCCCCCACAATCAGCCCAAACAATTTCCTCGCGTTCTCGGGTAAACTCCGCAACACAAACGCCACTCCTTCCTTGCCACCCGCTCTCTTGCCCATCCTACCCAGTAACTCGTGTACTTCGTCTACTACGTCCAACTCTTTGCTGTGGTCTGCAAAAGTGGTGCAGTCGTGAAATGCAAAGTTGAACGAGGAGCGTAAGCTAGAGTCCCAGAGCAGAGGGAAGTCGGGCGTGTCGACTGTGCAAGCGAGAGAGATGGCTGGGTGTGAGGAGAGATGGGCGAGGAGGGATTGCGTTTGGGGTTTGCGGaggggggagaagggggagtcGAGGGAGGctaggaggagggtgattCTTGGCTTTTGAGcaaaagaggagaggagggtgaaGAGGTTTTGGATCATGGCGAGCGGGTTTCCGGAGGGTAGGCGGAAGGTGGGGTCGATGGCGGccgagatggtggtgaggatcTCGCGGAAGGTGAGGGTGCGGGTGTGCCCGTTGATCATGATGATTGTTGTGTTGTTTGTGTCATTAccgccggaggaggagaagaggtaCTCGGCGAATTGGTGCAAAAGTCGACGCTTGGAGCCGTAGCCGTAGAGGCAGACGCTGAAGCCTTGGGAGAGCTCAAAGGCCCATTGGGGGAAGGAGGCGGCGTGTTGCGACTGGAGGGCATCGATATGTTTTTCGTGGGGGTCCTGACCCAGGTTGCGGAGAAGCGAGAAGTATTCTTCGTGGATGAGGAGGTCGAGCGAGGAGAGCGTGTTGTTCGAGGTTTTGTTGGATCCCGGCTTGTTCTGGTAAAAGTATTGTTCATGGGGAGGGAGGTCTCGGGGTGGTGTGGGCGATTTCTTTCGTCGTGCTAAACCGGGGGGTctgcctcctcgtcctctccccctccctgTCTTGGATGGAGTGGTTGCTGCTAACTCGGCCTCTTGGTCGGCGAGGTTTTCTTGTTGGGtgtccccttcctcttcttcctcgcttgACTCGTAGATCTCTCGTGCGATTTGTTgctcttcgtcctcgtcatcgctTACGGCGCCCTCCAGCACACGGTCGATGAGAGCCCTGGCACTCTTCCGTCTAGCCGATCGGTCGGCAATTCCTCGCCTGCCGGGTGTGTCGACGCCACTGATTCCTTTGAGCTTGATCGGTGTCTCGTCGACTTGTTTCTTGCGCAGGGCGGATGGTGTGCTCGGCTTGCCACTTGGTGTTCCTCCCGTCTTGGCCTTCGGTGGTCGCCCTATCCTTTTCTTGCTGGGTGTCTGCTCGGTAGGTGACTCGGGTTCTTCTGGCACAGAGGCTAGGTCGCGCTGGAGGAAATCGACCTGTTTCCGCGGGGTGGCGTTTCGCTTTGAAGGtgttcctccatcttctggTTGTCGCCGTTGACGCTTTGCGGAGGGAACcgcatcatcctcatctggAACTTCGT is a genomic window containing:
- a CDS encoding ATP-dependent RNA helicase ded-1, which encodes MADQLSSGMGNLSIDQQPPSGPQMGGQGQMRRSYIPPHLRGKMGDAAPPMAGPNGLNNSAWAGNNNYDARGPGGGGNWPAPGGPPGPGFEGQQGAGWGGPRPQGGFNPNAYRGNAGAGAGAGAGGGGGSFSNRGSGDGQWRDGKHIPGPANPRVERELFGTPDDPSKQHTGINFEKYDDIPVEASGDNVPEPVLTFSNPPLDNHLISNIQLARYNVPTPVQKYSIPIVMGGRDLMACAQTGSGKTGGFLFPILSQSFHTGPSPIPASAAGAYGRQRKAYPTALILAPTRELVSQIYDEARKFAYRSWVRPCVVYGGADIGSQLRQIERGCDLLVATPGRLVDLIERGRISLCNIKYLVLDEADRMLDMGFEPQIRRIVEGEDMPKVNDRQTLMFSATFPRDIQILARDFLKDYIFLSVGRVGSTSENITQKVEYVEDIDKRSVLLDILHTHAGGLTLIFVETKRMADSLSDFLINQNFPATSIHGDRTQRERERALEMFRNGRCPILVATAVAARGLDIPNVTHVINYDLPTDIDDYVHRIGRTGRAGNTGIATAFFNRGNRGVVRELLELLKEANQEVPAFLETIARESSFGGGRGGRGGGRGGGRGRTQTADYRKFGGSGGGGFGGGFGGAPASGGYGGGGYGGGGPPAGGYGGGGGAGYGGGGGGGGYGGGGYGNPGGAGGQSWW